The Henningerozyma blattae CBS 6284 chromosome 7, complete genome region gaaTCTATTTTTTCTGAATATCTAATGATTCCACCTTCTACACAGGATTTCAAATCTTCTTCACTAATCCCAAAGGCTGGAGTAACTTCTTGTAAAGCGTTGAGGAAATCGGATCTGGTGACTTTTAAGTTTGCAATATCCTTTGGATTCAATTTGGTAGAAGCTTTACCTATATTTACTGTCTTGTTGATGGCAAAGGAACTTGCACTTTTGACAAGACCTTCGATTTCCGCACCTGAGAAATTCTTGGTCAAAGAAGccaattcttttaaattgaCATCTTTATCgatcatattattttgtctcatttttttggtttGGATTTCCAAGATTTGTACCCTTCCCTTTTCATCTGGTAAATGGATTTCGACTTGTACTTCGAATCTCCCTGGTCTTAACAAGGCGGAATCGATCAAATCTTTACGGTTGGTCATACCGATGACCaagatattattcaattgatcGACACCATCCATCTTGGccaataattgatttacgACATTATCACCTACACCAGTACCATCACCTCTTGAACCTCTTGATTTGAAAACCGAATCTAATTCATcgaaaataatgatatgaAGGGAAGATTCCTCACCCTTTTGTTTATACTCTGCTTCAGCATCTTTAAACAAGTTTCTAATATTCTCTTCAGATGAACCAACATATTTACTCAAGATTTCGGGACCATTGACAATCTTGGGTTCTTTGGCATTTAACATGGTACCGATTTTACGAGCAATTAAAGTCTTACCAGTGCCCGGTGGACCATAAAGTAAAAGACCTTTAACATGAGATATCCccaatttttcaatgattGCTGGCGGGAAGATTCTTGAAGCAAAAGCTCTTCTAAAGATTTTGGTGAATTCTGCATCTAACCCACCAACACCGAGATCTTCGAATTTGAAATCGGGTCTGATGACAGCGTCTGATCTTGGTCTTAGAGAATTGGACGATTTCAAGTTGACAAGACCATCTTTAcctttgaagaaattaatctGTGTTTTTTTGGTGAGAATGCCCTTTGCGGAGAGGTTTGTTGAGATTGGAGTTACGGGTTCTATATCCGAGAAATCTATGGATTGGATGGAACGtacttttaaatcaaaGATATGGTTTTTAAATTcgaaaatgatatattgAGTTGGAGAGAAGATTTGAGTGTCgaaatttttca contains the following coding sequences:
- the SEC18 gene encoding AAA family ATPase SEC18 (similar to Saccharomyces cerevisiae SEC18 (YBR080C); ancestral locus Anc_3.304), translating into MDKFKLPLLGQKHPVSQPPDMSNVVDFHPRQLFVVNCPNNSYALTNVVAVSPHDFPNNIYIIIDNAYVFTTKISNELQPGSIGFNGNQRTWGGWSLNQHVNVQPFDLTRYNHGNPSYLGNIDLEINFRSKGKAVPTMFDQDELATHFLKNFDTQIFSPTQYIIFEFKNHIFDLKVRSIQSIDFSDIEPVTPISTNLSAKGILTKKTQINFFKGKDGLVNLKSSNSLRPRSDAVIRPDFKFEDLGVGGLDAEFTKIFRRAFASRIFPPAIIEKLGISHVKGLLLYGPPGTGKTLIARKIGTMLNAKEPKIVNGPEILSKYVGSSEENIRNLFKDAEAEYKQKGEESSLHIIIFDELDSVFKSRGSRGDGTGVGDNVVNQLLAKMDGVDQLNNILVIGMTNRKDLIDSALLRPGRFEVQVEIHLPDEKGRVQILEIQTKKMRQNNMIDKDVNLKELASLTKNFSGAEIEGLVKSASSFAINKTVNIGKASTKLNPKDIANLKVTRSDFLNALQEVTPAFGISEEDLKSCVEGGIIRYSEKIDSILKNGDRYVRQVKESEKSRLVSLLIHGPSGSGKTALSAAIALNSQFPFIRLISPNDISGMSEAAKITFIDNTFRDAYKSPLNILVIDSIETLVDWVPIGPRFSNNILQVLKVALKRKPPQDRRLLIMTTTTNRTVLQQMDILSCFDNEIAVPNITTIDEFNNIMIDTKFLDDQNRVKVLNEMSKIIPHFNIGIKKVLTNIETAKHDDDPTNEIIELMAQSL